A single region of the Bifidobacterium asteroides DSM 20089 genome encodes:
- the ychF gene encoding redox-regulated ATPase YchF, whose protein sequence is MSLTIGIVGLPNVGKSTLFNALTRNNVLAENYPFATIEPNTGIVPLPDDRLPVLAKLVHTDKIVPATVTFVDIAGIVKGASEGEGLGNQFLANIREADAICEVVRAFNDDDIVHVNGKVDPADDIDTINTELILADMQTIDKALPKLEKDQRGGKIKPAYLDTVRKAKEILGQGRTIDQAAQAGDIDKDELYDLHLMTAKPFIYVFNVDDDELQNEDMKKQLADSVAPAPAIFLNAQFESELTELDKADAREMLTDAGLKESGLDQLARVGFDILGLQTFLTAGVKEVRAWQIHKGWTAPQAAGVIHTDFEKGFIKAEVVSYNDFVAADGSYAKVREEGKMRLEGKDYVMQDGDIVEFKTGIPSGSKK, encoded by the coding sequence ATGTCGTTAACCATAGGAATCGTCGGGCTGCCCAACGTCGGCAAGTCCACACTCTTCAACGCCCTCACCCGCAACAACGTTCTGGCGGAGAACTACCCCTTCGCCACCATCGAGCCCAACACCGGCATCGTGCCCCTGCCCGACGACCGGCTGCCCGTCCTGGCCAAGCTGGTCCACACAGACAAGATCGTGCCCGCAACGGTCACCTTCGTGGACATCGCCGGCATCGTCAAGGGGGCCTCGGAGGGGGAGGGGCTGGGCAACCAGTTCCTGGCCAACATCCGCGAGGCCGACGCCATCTGCGAAGTGGTCCGCGCCTTCAATGACGACGACATCGTCCACGTCAACGGCAAGGTGGATCCGGCCGACGACATCGACACCATCAACACCGAGCTGATTCTGGCCGACATGCAGACCATCGACAAGGCCCTGCCCAAGCTGGAGAAGGACCAGCGAGGCGGCAAGATCAAGCCCGCCTACCTGGACACCGTCCGCAAGGCCAAGGAGATTCTGGGCCAGGGTCGGACCATCGACCAGGCGGCCCAGGCCGGGGACATCGACAAGGACGAGCTCTACGACCTGCATCTGATGACGGCCAAGCCCTTCATCTACGTCTTCAACGTGGACGACGACGAGCTGCAGAACGAGGACATGAAGAAGCAGCTGGCCGACTCCGTGGCTCCGGCGCCCGCCATCTTCCTCAACGCCCAGTTCGAGTCCGAGCTGACCGAGCTGGACAAGGCCGACGCCCGCGAGATGCTGACCGACGCCGGACTCAAGGAGTCCGGCCTGGACCAGCTGGCCCGGGTGGGCTTCGACATCCTCGGTCTGCAGACCTTCCTGACCGCCGGGGTCAAGGAGGTGCGCGCATGGCAGATCCACAAGGGCTGGACCGCCCCACAGGCCGCTGGCGTAATCCACACCGACTTCGAGAAGGGCTTCATCAAGGCCGAGGTGGTCTCATATAACGACTTCGTGGCCGCAGACGGGTCCTACGCCAAGGTGCGCGAGGAGGGTAAGATGCGCCTTGAGGGCAAGGACTACGTCATGCAGGACGGCGACATCGTGGAGTTCAAGACCGGCATCCCTTCCGGTTCAAAGAAGTGA
- the proC gene encoding pyrroline-5-carboxylate reductase, which translates to MDTDSLTLGFIGYGNMAQAMAQGLVDAGVLPGGRIVACAAHYDRLVERAAQLGVRPMHSGTEVAAAADLVILAIKPGQVAQVCEPIRHELADPDRMVLSVVGGMTLEDYADILEEGTHLICAIPNTPISVGQGILVTQEEDTLTDQERELFTQIFDPVAMIERLPRELVSVGTTIAGCAPAYTAMYMEALADAGVEHGLPRQAAYRLAARMVQGTGALYMATGTNPGAMKDAVCSPGGTTIKGVASLEKHGFRGAVIEAIDAVERGD; encoded by the coding sequence ATGGACACGGACTCATTGACTCTCGGATTCATCGGATACGGCAACATGGCCCAGGCCATGGCCCAGGGGCTTGTCGACGCGGGTGTGCTGCCCGGCGGCCGGATTGTGGCCTGCGCAGCCCACTACGACCGGCTGGTGGAGCGGGCGGCCCAGCTGGGGGTGCGGCCCATGCACTCCGGCACCGAGGTGGCAGCGGCCGCCGACCTGGTGATTCTGGCCATCAAGCCGGGGCAGGTGGCCCAGGTCTGCGAGCCCATCCGCCATGAGCTGGCTGACCCGGACCGCATGGTCCTCTCGGTGGTGGGCGGCATGACCCTTGAGGACTATGCCGACATCCTGGAGGAGGGCACCCACCTGATCTGCGCCATCCCCAACACCCCCATTTCGGTAGGGCAGGGGATACTGGTCACCCAGGAGGAAGACACCCTGACCGACCAGGAGCGGGAGCTGTTCACCCAGATCTTCGACCCGGTGGCCATGATCGAGCGTCTGCCTCGGGAGCTGGTCTCGGTGGGTACGACCATCGCCGGATGTGCGCCCGCCTACACAGCCATGTATATGGAGGCCCTGGCCGATGCCGGGGTGGAGCACGGGCTGCCCAGACAGGCGGCCTACCGGCTGGCGGCACGAATGGTTCAAGGGACCGGGGCCCTCTATATGGCCACCGGCACCAACCCCGGGGCCATGAAGGACGCGGTCTGCTCGCCGGGCGGAACCACCATCAAGGGGGTCGCCTCCCTGGAGAAGCACGGCTTCCGTGGAGCGGTCATCGAGGCCATCGATGCGGTGGAGCGCGGCGACTGA
- a CDS encoding alpha/beta fold hydrolase, producing MTNQGYYLPGLYVREGSIPVPLDWAGSEPGVWRAEDHSDQAVIRCFYRVVCAPEHIHDDLPLLVYLQGGPGSGAPRPLNATADGWMPEALRHFRIVLPDQRGTGRSNAIDGSTMAFLGEPRAQADCLKHFLADSIIRDFEHLRRTVFAGRPWVTLGQSFGGFLTMAYLSNFPEGIAAAFTTGGVPHIPADAYELYSHTFTKMAQRSQTFYQRYPGDQDRVAAIADRLAQGDVVLPGGDPLSVERLQTLGADLGKSGGFERLHWLLDTAFLDGDGSLPASGASSSRAILSQAFLEGVRAATAVTPLYWPLQEFIYADGDCEPLRWAAQRVRDARPEFDTAARPLMFTGEAIFPWMFEQEAALRPFGPAVSQLMEEGSWGHLYDPDRLADNQVPLQAAVYADDLYVPSELQLDTLSRVGRAHAWVTNEFEHDGLHGDRVFAHLYRLALERGDLEGLFPARG from the coding sequence ATGACCAACCAGGGATACTATCTGCCGGGACTCTACGTTCGGGAGGGGTCCATCCCCGTTCCCTTGGACTGGGCGGGCAGTGAACCTGGCGTCTGGCGAGCCGAAGATCATTCGGACCAGGCGGTCATCCGCTGCTTCTACCGCGTGGTCTGCGCCCCCGAGCACATCCACGATGACCTGCCGCTGCTGGTCTACCTGCAGGGCGGACCAGGCTCGGGCGCCCCACGGCCGCTGAACGCCACCGCCGACGGGTGGATGCCTGAGGCCCTGCGCCACTTCCGCATTGTCCTGCCCGACCAGCGGGGTACGGGCCGGTCCAACGCCATCGACGGCTCCACCATGGCCTTCCTAGGAGAGCCACGGGCCCAGGCCGACTGTCTGAAGCATTTTCTGGCCGACTCCATCATCCGGGACTTCGAGCACCTGCGTCGCACGGTCTTCGCCGGCCGTCCCTGGGTGACCCTTGGGCAGAGTTTCGGCGGCTTCCTGACCATGGCCTACCTGTCGAACTTCCCCGAAGGTATTGCTGCGGCTTTTACTACCGGGGGCGTGCCGCATATCCCTGCTGATGCCTATGAGCTCTACTCCCATACCTTCACCAAAATGGCCCAGCGGTCCCAGACCTTCTACCAGCGCTATCCGGGGGACCAAGACCGTGTGGCGGCCATTGCCGACCGCCTGGCCCAGGGCGATGTGGTCCTGCCCGGCGGCGACCCCCTGAGCGTGGAGCGGCTGCAGACCCTGGGCGCCGACCTGGGCAAGAGCGGCGGGTTCGAGCGCCTCCATTGGCTGCTGGACACAGCCTTCCTGGACGGGGACGGCAGCCTGCCCGCTTCCGGCGCCAGCAGCTCCCGGGCCATCCTCTCGCAGGCCTTCCTGGAGGGGGTGCGGGCGGCCACTGCCGTCACACCGCTCTACTGGCCCCTGCAGGAGTTCATCTACGCCGATGGGGACTGCGAACCCCTGCGCTGGGCTGCGCAGCGGGTGCGCGATGCCCGTCCTGAATTCGACACCGCCGCCCGTCCTCTCATGTTCACCGGTGAGGCGATCTTCCCCTGGATGTTCGAGCAGGAGGCGGCCCTGCGCCCCTTCGGCCCTGCGGTCAGCCAGCTCATGGAGGAGGGTTCCTGGGGCCACCTGTACGATCCAGACCGTCTGGCCGACAATCAGGTTCCCCTGCAGGCCGCGGTCTATGCCGACGACCTCTATGTGCCCTCGGAACTCCAGCTGGACACCCTCTCGCGCGTGGGTCGCGCCCATGCCTGGGTGACCAACGAGTTCGAGCACGACGGCCTGCACGGGGACAGGGTCTTCGCCCACCTCTACCGGCTGGCCCTGGAGCGCGGCGATCTAGAGGGTCTCTTCCCGGCGCGCGGCTAG
- a CDS encoding InlB B-repeat-containing protein, which yields MHLVSRLRRASATTIVLLGLLAGLGIASAQADAPILDRQTPRVSDGTSATLPNNATSTPLSSPSPIQTTTPLSTTPGTPSPATPSPPTGTPDSAGPSPAKPSDKTDEQAAYTVRFDPADGSTPTQETVKTGALATPPQQNPQRPGFRFGGWTHDGRPYDFRTPVLQDTTLKAQWSKTTDWTLSPDHGPATGTRLTIKPPSPQEPCYVNVQAAGEQILGLTGDGRIHTWTQDHTPKQVPSPARAPAGFRYLQAAAGSRRQAAIGSDQRIYTWDSQQPAPTLLDTGPDTLFTSISINDDRLLAVDRQGQVHTYQASDADSRNPKPKPLEQATTGLPGQAQAVLAVASASRTLIVDADGQAWAWNMNNTVKAKPERIRQERGTRTVQAQALNQGFLLLDANGQAWYLADSTTKPTSVSLPEGMKAGLITTNKDQAIITDKEGRVWAWKPGGTPVRADNSSQPYTQAVLADGRITAVSRQGSMFTWGLDGQGRPGKPVRRDTISESTLQSASMDGQPLTPDKTGDAWQTEVPARQPGQATITITGKEDNRPFTRSLTYTVDQPLTRDVEPRSTFTVRFDTGGGNPGPADQHFPAPYGRVKRPSPDPMREGYLFDGWFTGQAAYDFSRPVDKDLTLTAKWTESRNSTWSISPDKGSQLGNEATTITPPDSARRGIRFSQISGSKYNGDPTYGFSLAVGSDGNAYAWGYNRYGQLGDGTTTTRTTPVKVSKPVGAPTDFTYVQVSGGYYHSLAIGSDGYAYAWGRSDSGQLGNNTTTAYSTVPVRVRDPSSPTDKNKGLKAIQVSAGGDHSLAVGSDGNAYAWGSNGSGQLGDGTYTTRTTPVKVSKPADAPTNFTYVQVSGGYNDSLAIDSDGNAYGCGDNTYGKLGDGTSTSRAMLVKVSKPADAPTDFIYMQISAGAGHSLAVGSDGYAYAWGRSDSGQLGNNTSGFGAHSSVPVRVRDPSSPTDENKGLKATQVSGGGDHSLAVGSDGYVYAWGINNYGQLGNNTTSGSTANPVPVHVRDPANSADTSKGLQATQVKVGYDFSLAMGSDGNAYAWGANGNGQLGNDTTNTKLVPVPVVFNLQLVITGVKFDTDSGTNLTRGDGSSVIVTTPAHAPGMVTVSVNYTLGGTPQKPDTSLRYTYTPLGVLPKAGGEGILLALATGMTGMGGVLASRRHRGETRQLFHASHE from the coding sequence ATGCATCTGGTTTCCCGTCTGCGTCGTGCATCGGCGACGACGATCGTCCTGCTGGGTCTGCTTGCGGGCCTGGGCATCGCATCCGCCCAAGCTGACGCTCCTATCCTTGATCGTCAGACCCCTCGCGTATCTGACGGGACCTCCGCCACTCTCCCCAACAACGCAACCAGCACCCCACTTTCCTCACCTTCACCAATACAAACCACCACACCATTAAGCACCACGCCAGGCACCCCGTCACCAGCCACCCCGTCACCGCCGACGGGAACACCTGACAGCGCGGGCCCCTCTCCGGCCAAGCCATCCGACAAGACGGACGAGCAGGCCGCGTACACGGTGCGCTTCGACCCGGCCGACGGCAGCACGCCCACCCAGGAGACCGTGAAGACCGGCGCCCTCGCCACGCCCCCACAGCAGAACCCGCAACGTCCCGGCTTCCGGTTCGGCGGGTGGACCCATGACGGCCGGCCCTACGACTTCCGGACCCCCGTCCTGCAGGACACGACCCTGAAAGCCCAATGGTCGAAGACCACGGACTGGACGCTGAGCCCGGACCACGGGCCCGCCACCGGCACCAGGCTGACCATCAAGCCACCCAGCCCGCAGGAGCCCTGCTATGTCAACGTCCAAGCCGCAGGAGAGCAGATCCTCGGCCTGACCGGCGACGGCCGCATCCACACCTGGACACAGGACCACACACCCAAGCAGGTGCCCTCCCCCGCCCGGGCTCCCGCCGGGTTCCGTTACCTGCAGGCCGCGGCAGGCAGCCGCCGGCAGGCCGCAATCGGATCCGACCAGCGGATCTACACCTGGGACAGCCAACAACCCGCGCCCACGCTCCTCGACACCGGCCCAGACACCCTGTTCACCAGCATCAGCATCAACGACGACCGGCTCCTGGCCGTGGACCGCCAAGGACAGGTCCACACCTACCAGGCCAGCGACGCCGACAGCCGGAATCCGAAACCGAAACCCCTGGAGCAGGCCACGACCGGCCTGCCCGGACAGGCGCAGGCCGTCCTTGCCGTAGCCTCCGCCAGCCGGACCCTCATCGTGGACGCGGACGGGCAAGCCTGGGCATGGAATATGAACAACACGGTAAAAGCCAAGCCTGAACGTATCAGGCAGGAACGGGGCACGCGAACCGTCCAGGCCCAGGCCCTCAACCAGGGATTCCTCCTCCTGGACGCGAACGGGCAAGCCTGGTACCTGGCCGACAGCACAACAAAACCGACATCCGTCAGCCTGCCGGAAGGCATGAAAGCCGGCCTGATCACCACCAACAAGGACCAGGCCATCATCACCGACAAGGAGGGCCGCGTCTGGGCATGGAAGCCCGGCGGAACCCCCGTCCGGGCGGACAACAGCAGCCAGCCATACACGCAGGCCGTCCTTGCAGACGGCAGGATCACCGCCGTCAGCAGGCAGGGCAGCATGTTCACGTGGGGCCTGGACGGGCAGGGCCGGCCCGGCAAGCCCGTCAGGCGCGACACCATCTCCGAGTCAACCCTGCAATCAGCCAGCATGGACGGCCAGCCGCTGACACCCGACAAGACCGGCGACGCCTGGCAGACGGAGGTTCCCGCACGCCAACCCGGACAAGCCACCATCACCATCACCGGCAAAGAAGACAACCGGCCCTTCACAAGAAGCCTTACGTACACGGTCGACCAGCCGCTGACACGTGACGTCGAGCCACGATCCACATTTACGGTCCGATTCGACACGGGCGGAGGAAACCCCGGACCAGCAGACCAGCATTTCCCCGCCCCGTACGGCAGGGTGAAGCGGCCCTCCCCCGACCCTATGCGCGAAGGCTATCTGTTCGACGGGTGGTTCACCGGGCAGGCCGCCTACGATTTCAGCAGGCCCGTCGACAAGGACCTGACCCTGACCGCCAAGTGGACCGAAAGCCGGAACAGCACGTGGAGCATCAGCCCGGACAAGGGCAGCCAGCTGGGCAACGAGGCCACGACCATCACCCCGCCGGACAGCGCCAGGCGAGGCATCAGGTTCAGCCAGATCAGCGGATCAAAATACAACGGTGACCCTACCTATGGTTTTTCCTTGGCGGTGGGCAGCGACGGGAACGCCTACGCCTGGGGATACAACAGGTATGGCCAGCTCGGCGACGGGACGACCACCACCCGGACCACGCCGGTCAAGGTCAGCAAGCCTGTAGGCGCGCCGACGGATTTCACCTATGTGCAGGTCAGCGGTGGATACTACCATTCGCTGGCCATCGGCAGCGACGGATACGCATACGCCTGGGGACGCAGTGACTCTGGCCAGCTCGGCAACAACACCACAACAGCATATTCAACTGTTCCTGTGCGCGTGCGCGACCCCAGCAGCCCCACTGATAAGAACAAAGGGCTGAAAGCCATACAGGTCAGCGCCGGAGGCGATCATTCGCTCGCCGTGGGCAGCGACGGGAACGCCTACGCCTGGGGAAGCAACGGCAGTGGCCAGCTTGGCGACGGGACGTACACCACCCGGACTACGCCGGTCAAGGTCAGCAAGCCTGCAGACGCGCCGACGAACTTCACCTACGTGCAGGTCAGCGGCGGATACAATGATTCGCTGGCCATCGACAGCGACGGGAACGCCTACGGCTGCGGAGACAACACCTACGGCAAGCTGGGCGACGGGACAAGCACCAGCCGGGCTATGCTGGTCAAGGTGAGCAAGCCTGCAGACGCGCCGACGGATTTCATCTACATGCAGATCAGCGCCGGAGCCGGTCATTCGCTGGCCGTGGGCAGCGACGGATACGCCTACGCCTGGGGACGCAGTGACTCTGGCCAGCTCGGCAACAACACTAGCGGCTTCGGTGCGCATTCGTCTGTTCCTGTGCGCGTGCGCGACCCCAGCAGCCCCACTGACGAGAACAAAGGGCTGAAAGCCACACAGGTGAGTGGCGGAGGGGATCATTCGCTCGCCGTGGGCAGCGACGGATACGTATACGCCTGGGGAATCAACAACTATGGCCAGCTCGGCAACAACACCACAAGCGGCTCCACTGCGAATCCTGTTCCTGTACACGTGCGCGACCCTGCCAATTCCGCTGACACGAGCAAAGGGCTTCAAGCCACACAGGTCAAAGTCGGATACGATTTTTCATTGGCCATGGGCAGCGACGGGAACGCCTACGCCTGGGGTGCCAACGGCAATGGCCAGCTCGGCAACGACACCACAAACACCAAGTTGGTTCCGGTGCCGGTGGTGTTCAACCTGCAGCTGGTAATCACTGGTGTCAAGTTCGACACCGATTCCGGCACGAACCTGACGCGCGGCGATGGCAGCAGCGTGATCGTGACTACGCCTGCGCACGCGCCTGGCATGGTCACGGTCAGCGTGAACTACACGCTGGGCGGCACACCCCAAAAACCGGACACCTCCCTCAGATACACGTACACGCCTTTAGGCGTGCTCCCCAAAGCCGGAGGGGAAGGCATCCTGCTGGCCCTGGCCACCGGCATGACCGGCATGGGCGGGGTCCTGGCATCCCGCCGCCACAGAGGAGAAACACGCCAACTGTTTCACGCTTCGCACGAGTAA
- a CDS encoding LacI family DNA-binding transcriptional regulator produces MMAYATIRDVAQRAGVSVSTVSRALNDSGRISPATRQRINQVIHDLHYVPDSRARSMHSAHSRTIGLLIPDIRNSYFADLAYLIQGQLLNHGFQTLICTSTQGDPGEDRAQVRNLLGQHIDGAIIVPGPRSSHTLEELTRRGLPLVCVDRAAEGAAGHDGRTIPYVDADPKPGLRQALEDLHAQGHRRITLVPGPLKESATFRERLDVYRDLLAGIEGMDDPLANQVEPGTFDPDMIDLWARQGITGVLFGSSLDAIRAIKTAQSRGIGIGEDLSMITFDDLPVFRILTPAVSTISQQIDTMGTRCVDMLLALMAGSPVRSVRLQTSYRHCASVGRPPAHTGQDP; encoded by the coding sequence ATGATGGCGTACGCGACGATCAGGGATGTGGCCCAACGGGCCGGAGTCTCCGTATCGACGGTCTCCCGAGCCCTCAACGACTCCGGGCGCATCTCCCCCGCCACACGACAGCGCATCAACCAGGTCATCCACGACCTGCACTATGTGCCGGACTCCCGGGCCCGATCCATGCACTCCGCCCACTCGCGCACCATCGGCCTGCTCATCCCCGACATCCGCAACTCCTACTTCGCGGATCTGGCCTATCTGATTCAGGGCCAACTGCTCAACCACGGCTTCCAGACCCTGATCTGCACCTCCACCCAGGGCGACCCCGGCGAGGATCGGGCCCAGGTGCGCAACCTGCTGGGCCAACACATCGACGGAGCCATCATCGTGCCCGGGCCGCGTTCCTCGCACACCCTGGAGGAGCTGACCCGACGCGGACTGCCCCTGGTCTGCGTGGACCGTGCCGCCGAGGGTGCCGCCGGACACGACGGGCGGACAATCCCCTACGTGGACGCCGACCCCAAGCCCGGTCTGCGGCAGGCCCTTGAGGATCTGCACGCCCAGGGCCACCGACGCATCACCCTGGTGCCCGGACCCCTCAAGGAATCGGCCACCTTCCGCGAACGCCTGGACGTCTACCGGGACCTGCTGGCAGGCATCGAGGGCATGGACGACCCCCTGGCCAACCAGGTGGAGCCCGGCACCTTCGACCCCGACATGATCGACCTCTGGGCCCGGCAGGGAATCACCGGCGTGCTCTTCGGATCCTCCCTGGATGCCATACGCGCCATCAAAACGGCCCAGTCCCGAGGAATCGGCATCGGCGAGGACCTGTCCATGATCACCTTCGACGACCTGCCCGTCTTCCGCATCCTGACCCCGGCCGTATCGACCATCTCCCAGCAGATCGACACCATGGGGACCCGCTGCGTGGACATGCTCCTGGCTCTGATGGCGGGCTCGCCCGTGCGGTCGGTCCGGCTGCAGACCAGCTATCGCCACTGCGCTTCGGTGGGTCGCCCGCCCGCGCACACCGGCCAGGATCCCTGA
- a CDS encoding ribokinase has translation MIQDMAAAPDQVLKGLDAITGSISVVGSMNADYTVNTDRLPKPGETINGGPLQVLPGGKSANQAATAARIGAQVRLFGAVGSDSNADFLLGQLGNAGVDVSHVMTVPGASGTTVITVDARGENTIVYSPGSNGKVDVDYAHRSRQALTSAKVLGLCLESPIETVTEVARMGHEAGMTVLLNDSPFRADLPADLIANSDLILVNEHEMAQLLGIDEPEDGDWLGADWDQINQTMQDFGFHRAIVTLGGEGSMVLDQGRTYRIHAVHVDAVDTTGCGDAFMGTVLAGLASDMTLVQAAQLASYVSAYAATGQGAQASYGTAEQIRLRFS, from the coding sequence ATGATTCAAGATATGGCGGCGGCACCCGACCAGGTGCTCAAGGGACTGGATGCCATCACGGGGTCCATCTCGGTGGTCGGGTCCATGAATGCGGACTACACCGTCAACACCGACCGGCTGCCCAAGCCCGGCGAGACCATCAACGGGGGTCCCCTGCAGGTGCTGCCCGGCGGCAAGTCGGCCAACCAAGCGGCGACCGCGGCCCGCATCGGCGCCCAGGTCAGGCTCTTCGGGGCCGTGGGATCCGACTCCAACGCCGACTTCCTGCTGGGGCAGTTGGGCAACGCCGGGGTGGACGTCTCCCATGTGATGACCGTGCCGGGAGCCAGCGGAACCACAGTCATCACCGTGGATGCGCGCGGCGAGAACACCATCGTCTACTCCCCCGGCTCCAACGGCAAGGTGGATGTGGACTACGCCCACCGCTCCCGCCAGGCCCTGACCTCGGCCAAGGTGCTGGGGCTGTGCCTGGAGAGCCCCATCGAGACGGTCACCGAGGTCGCGCGCATGGGCCACGAGGCAGGCATGACCGTGCTGCTCAACGACTCCCCCTTCCGCGCCGACCTGCCCGCCGACCTGATCGCCAACTCGGACCTGATCCTGGTCAACGAGCATGAGATGGCCCAGCTTCTGGGCATCGACGAACCCGAGGACGGCGACTGGCTGGGGGCCGACTGGGACCAGATCAACCAGACCATGCAGGACTTCGGCTTCCACCGGGCCATTGTCACCTTGGGCGGCGAAGGATCCATGGTGCTGGACCAGGGCCGGACCTACCGGATTCACGCCGTGCATGTGGACGCCGTGGACACCACTGGCTGCGGGGACGCCTTCATGGGTACCGTGCTGGCCGGCCTTGCCTCCGACATGACCCTGGTGCAGGCCGCCCAGCTGGCCTCCTACGTCTCCGCCTACGCTGCCACCGGGCAGGGGGCGCAGGCCTCCTACGGCACGGCCGAGCAGATTAGGCTGCGTTTCTCCTGA